A genomic window from Thiomonas arsenitoxydans includes:
- the gmhB gene encoding D-glycero-beta-D-manno-heptose 1,7-bisphosphate 7-phosphatase, whose product MKLLILDRDGVINQDSDDFIKSPDEWVPIPGSLEAIARLNHEGWHVAVATNQSGIGRGLFDMSTLNAIHRKMHKALAAVGGRIDAIFFCPHAPEDHCSCRKPKPGLFQDIARRYELENLQGVPSVGDSVRDLQAGEPLGCGLHLVRTGKGERLADLGNLPAGTRVHDDLAAFAAWLLEQPKAKSEKTSDKTPDPA is encoded by the coding sequence ATGAAACTGCTCATCCTCGACCGCGACGGCGTCATCAACCAAGACAGCGACGATTTCATCAAGTCGCCCGACGAGTGGGTGCCCATTCCCGGCAGCCTGGAGGCCATTGCCCGGCTGAACCACGAGGGCTGGCATGTGGCGGTGGCCACCAATCAGTCGGGCATTGGGCGGGGCCTGTTCGACATGAGCACGCTCAACGCCATCCATCGCAAAATGCACAAAGCGCTGGCGGCGGTAGGCGGGCGCATCGACGCCATTTTCTTCTGCCCGCACGCGCCGGAAGATCACTGCAGCTGCCGCAAACCCAAGCCCGGCTTGTTCCAGGACATCGCCCGTCGCTACGAGCTTGAGAATCTCCAGGGCGTGCCTTCGGTGGGCGACAGCGTGCGTGATTTGCAGGCCGGTGAGCCGCTGGGGTGCGGGCTGCATCTGGTGCGCACCGGCAAAGGCGAGCGTCTGGCCGATCTGGGCAATCTGCCCGCGGGCACCCGGGTGCACGACGATCTGGCAGCCTTCGCCGCCTGGCTGCTGGAACAACCCAAGGCGAAGTCTGAAAAGACCTCCGACAAGACGCCAGACCCGGCGTGA
- a CDS encoding lysophospholipid acyltransferase family protein — MRFFRSLLYMAWLIVTVVPYAVIVVILSIFIRGTRLYRFTLGWVHLSVWGARVICGIRSHITGMENLPDGPVILLSKHQSAWETLAFPLIMPRPLAYVFKRELLYVPFFGWALGRLDMVHIDRSKRAEAFGRVEKQGGRILKQGNWIIMFPEGTRTARGEQGVYKTGGTRLAIATGAWVVPIAVTSARCWPRQAFIKTPGVVEVSIGKPISPEGRKPAEMMAEVERWIEAEMRRLDPQAYAHAPR, encoded by the coding sequence ATGCGTTTTTTTCGTTCTTTGCTTTACATGGCGTGGCTGATCGTGACGGTGGTGCCTTACGCGGTCATCGTGGTGATTCTGTCCATCTTCATTCGCGGCACGCGGCTGTATCGCTTCACCCTGGGTTGGGTGCATCTGTCGGTCTGGGGCGCGCGCGTGATTTGCGGCATACGCAGCCATATCACCGGCATGGAGAACCTGCCAGACGGCCCGGTCATCCTGCTGTCCAAGCATCAATCAGCCTGGGAAACGCTGGCCTTTCCGCTGATCATGCCGCGTCCGCTGGCCTATGTGTTCAAGCGCGAGCTGCTCTATGTGCCGTTTTTCGGCTGGGCGCTGGGGCGGCTGGACATGGTGCACATCGACCGCAGCAAGCGTGCCGAAGCGTTCGGCCGGGTGGAAAAACAGGGCGGCCGGATTCTCAAGCAGGGCAACTGGATCATCATGTTTCCCGAAGGCACGCGCACTGCGCGCGGCGAGCAGGGCGTCTATAAAACAGGCGGCACGCGGCTGGCCATCGCCACCGGCGCCTGGGTGGTGCCCATCGCCGTGACCTCGGCGCGTTGCTGGCCGCGCCAGGCGTTCATCAAAACCCCCGGCGTGGTGGAGGTGTCCATCGGCAAACCCATTTCGCCCGAAGGCCGCAAGCCCGCCGAAATGATGGCCGAGGTCGAACGATGGATCGAGGCCGAAATGCGCCGTCTCGATCCGCAGGCCTACGCGCATGCCCCGCGCTGA
- a CDS encoding M48 family metallopeptidase, whose amino-acid sequence MPRAESSGRAALPGSAQLGLFDWDEPTPAPAPIAAPAPGAAVSSSPGSSPVSIPRAGVPTQRYDDGIHRFDWTLHRAARRTLALRVDDRGVSLHAPRLASGASIAQFLQQHAAWVQRKLRQREQRLQALQAARIEWADGGRIPYLGQHLTLRLRGASQLRWDEARAELHLPLPQGSSAQQVRDSVAAWLQRQALGLFAARVAHFAAQLGVRVTAVKLSAATTRWGSAKSDGSIRLHWRLLHFSPQLVDYVVAHEVAHLREMNHSPRFWAHVGSLYPEYQQARAQLRKSVLPPWG is encoded by the coding sequence ATGCCCCGCGCTGAGTCTTCCGGCCGCGCCGCCTTGCCCGGCTCGGCGCAACTCGGTTTGTTCGACTGGGACGAGCCGACGCCCGCCCCCGCCCCTATCGCCGCCCCGGCGCCAGGAGCCGCGGTGAGCTCATCCCCAGGTTCGTCGCCGGTCTCAATACCCCGCGCTGGCGTGCCGACGCAGCGTTATGACGACGGCATCCACCGTTTCGATTGGACGCTGCACCGCGCCGCCCGCCGCACCCTGGCGCTGCGAGTGGACGACCGCGGCGTCAGCCTGCACGCCCCGCGCCTGGCCAGCGGCGCGTCTATCGCCCAGTTTCTGCAGCAGCACGCCGCCTGGGTGCAGCGCAAGCTGCGACAGCGCGAACAGCGTCTGCAGGCGCTGCAGGCCGCGCGCATCGAGTGGGCCGATGGCGGCCGTATCCCCTATCTCGGCCAGCACCTCACCCTGCGGCTGCGCGGCGCCAGCCAGTTGCGGTGGGACGAAGCCCGCGCCGAACTTCACCTGCCCTTGCCGCAAGGCAGCAGTGCGCAGCAGGTGCGCGACAGCGTGGCCGCCTGGCTGCAGCGACAGGCGCTGGGGCTGTTCGCCGCGCGGGTGGCGCATTTCGCGGCCCAGCTCGGGGTGCGCGTGACGGCGGTGAAACTCAGCGCCGCCACCACCCGCTGGGGCAGCGCCAAAAGCGACGGCAGTATCCGCCTGCATTGGCGTCTGTTGCACTTCAGCCCGCAACTCGTCGATTACGTCGTCGCCCACGAAGTGGCGCATCTGCGCGAAATGAACCACAGCCCGCGCTTCTGGGCGCATGTGGGCAGCCTCTACCCCGAATACCAACAGGCCCGCGCGCAACTGCGCAAAAGCGTGCTGCCGCCCTGGGGTTGA
- the cls gene encoding cardiolipin synthase produces MTPLLFLLLHLTLTLTCAAHVLLRAHRQPESRVAWLLMLVAFPYLGVLAYLLFGTTQIGRRRAERLSAVARGLPRPETAPGWPTNAALPPDQDAPLFRLGTSISGYPAVGGNRAELMADSNAAIARIVADIDAAQYSVHLLFYIWLDDGNGRRVADALRRAAARGVSCRALVDDLGSHAFIRSAQWPALVAAGVQVLRALPVGNPLLRALRGRIDLRNHRKIVVIDNRLSYSGSQNCADPAFLPKAKYGPWVDLFVRFEGPVVRQNQHLFATDWMGNDGDDLTALLVEPLPQIQNGQDGFVAQVIATGPTDRRAAMPELFESLIFAARHELVITTPYYVPVPALQAALCAAANRGVSATLILPARNDDFAVAATSRSHYRALLEAGVRIYEFSPGLLHTKSITVDGHLSLIGSANMDRRSFDLNYENNILLLDAAITAALRERQEQYLASSRRITLDEVAAWSAPRQLWQNALAIVGPIL; encoded by the coding sequence ATGACGCCCCTGCTCTTCCTGCTGCTGCACCTCACGCTGACGTTGACCTGCGCGGCGCATGTGCTGCTGCGCGCGCATCGTCAGCCCGAGTCGCGGGTGGCCTGGTTGCTCATGCTGGTGGCCTTTCCCTACCTCGGCGTTCTGGCCTATCTGTTGTTTGGCACGACCCAGATCGGCCGTCGACGGGCCGAGCGGCTGAGCGCCGTCGCCCGCGGCCTGCCCCGTCCTGAAACCGCCCCCGGCTGGCCGACAAACGCCGCGCTGCCGCCCGACCAAGACGCGCCGCTGTTCCGCCTCGGCACATCGATCAGCGGCTACCCGGCGGTCGGCGGCAACCGCGCCGAACTGATGGCCGACTCGAACGCCGCCATCGCCCGCATCGTGGCCGACATCGACGCGGCGCAGTACAGCGTGCACCTGCTCTTCTATATCTGGCTGGACGATGGCAACGGCCGCCGCGTGGCCGATGCCCTGCGCCGCGCCGCCGCGCGCGGCGTGAGCTGCCGCGCCCTGGTGGACGACCTCGGATCGCACGCGTTCATCCGCAGCGCGCAGTGGCCTGCGCTGGTCGCCGCTGGCGTGCAGGTGCTGCGGGCGCTGCCCGTAGGCAATCCGCTGCTGCGCGCGCTGCGGGGTCGCATCGACCTGCGCAATCACCGCAAGATCGTCGTCATCGACAACCGCCTGAGCTACAGCGGCAGCCAGAACTGCGCCGACCCCGCCTTCCTGCCCAAGGCGAAATACGGCCCCTGGGTCGATCTGTTCGTGCGCTTCGAAGGCCCGGTGGTGCGCCAGAACCAGCACCTCTTCGCCACGGACTGGATGGGCAACGACGGCGACGACCTCACCGCCCTGCTGGTCGAGCCCTTGCCGCAAATCCAAAACGGTCAAGACGGCTTCGTCGCCCAGGTCATCGCCACCGGCCCCACCGACCGAAGGGCCGCCATGCCCGAACTGTTCGAGTCGCTCATCTTCGCTGCGCGGCATGAGCTGGTCATCACCACGCCGTATTACGTGCCCGTGCCCGCGCTGCAGGCCGCGCTGTGCGCCGCGGCCAACCGCGGCGTGTCGGCCACGCTCATCCTCCCCGCCCGCAACGACGACTTCGCCGTGGCCGCCACTTCGCGCAGCCATTACCGCGCCCTGCTCGAAGCCGGGGTGCGCATTTACGAGTTCAGTCCCGGGTTGCTGCACACCAAGTCCATCACCGTAGACGGCCATCTCAGCCTCATCGGCTCGGCCAATATGGACCGGCGCAGCTTTGACCTGAACTACGAAAACAACATCCTGCTGCTCGACGCCGCGATCACCGCGGCATTACGCGAAAGGCAGGAGCAGTATCTCGCCAGTAGCCGCCGCATCACCCTGGACGAAGTGGCCGCCTGGAGCGCGCCCAGGCAACTGTGGCAGAACGCTCTGGCCATCGTCGGCCCCATTCTGTAG
- the gloA gene encoding lactoylglutathione lyase, whose product MRFLHTMLRVGDLQRSIDFYTQVIGMKLLRTTDRPEQKYSLAFLGFEPNPAQAELELTYNYGVDHYDLGTAYGHIALGVDDAAAACARIKAAGGKVTREAGPVAGGSTIIAFVQDPDGYKIELIQHGTL is encoded by the coding sequence ATGCGTTTTCTCCACACCATGCTGCGCGTCGGCGATCTGCAGCGCTCCATCGATTTCTACACCCAGGTCATCGGCATGAAGCTGCTGCGCACCACCGACCGCCCCGAGCAGAAATACAGCCTGGCCTTTCTCGGCTTCGAGCCCAACCCGGCGCAGGCCGAACTCGAGCTGACCTACAACTACGGCGTCGATCACTACGACCTGGGCACCGCCTACGGCCACATCGCTCTGGGCGTGGACGATGCCGCCGCGGCCTGCGCACGCATCAAGGCAGCCGGTGGCAAGGTCACCCGCGAGGCCGGCCCGGTCGCCGGGGGCAGCACCATCATCGCCTTCGTGCAAGACCCGGACGGCTACAAGATCGAGCTGATTCAGCACGGTACGTTGTGA
- a CDS encoding DMT family transporter, with the protein MQSWLFLFGAIAAEVIGTTALKATHGFTRLAPSVVVVAAYALAFYLLSRTMQTIPMSISYAVWSGVGIVLITLIGYVVYHQSLDLPALVGLGLILAGVLVIHLFSKSVAH; encoded by the coding sequence ATGCAATCCTGGTTATTTCTGTTCGGCGCGATAGCGGCCGAGGTGATCGGCACCACCGCGCTCAAGGCCACGCACGGCTTCACGCGTCTGGCCCCTTCAGTGGTGGTCGTGGCGGCTTACGCCCTGGCGTTTTACCTGCTGTCACGCACCATGCAGACCATTCCGATGAGCATTTCCTATGCCGTCTGGTCGGGCGTGGGCATCGTGCTCATCACCCTGATCGGCTATGTGGTTTATCACCAGTCGCTCGACTTGCCCGCGCTCGTCGGGCTGGGGCTGATTCTCGCCGGTGTGCTGGTCATCCACCTGTTCTCCAAATCGGTGGCGCATTAA
- the tetH gene encoding thiosulfate dehydrogenase: MSTHSPVQPWRRLALQSTLVAGLGLTALGAKTAQAASAQERFMPQGASTLAELGKKLAAAPRRRDFKTTQMVLENRDEWDAEALDLVLAYAGQPKQVWNNTNLEGPWLNLMRNAMNAQIWSFKHPDFLAVSATHGSAHLALYDDALWAKYQLGSLTKGKAKTNTWIKTSLAADADPKSVEDPKGVYSPADNSITVLQERGAVFLACHNAIWELTGHLHAIGHNPDKVSHAQMAAEFTNHLIPGAVLTPGIVGTLVELENAGYRYAG; this comes from the coding sequence ATGTCGACTCACAGTCCCGTTCAACCGTGGCGCCGCCTGGCGCTGCAATCTACTCTCGTTGCGGGCCTCGGCCTGACGGCGCTTGGCGCAAAAACGGCCCAGGCCGCTTCGGCGCAAGAGCGCTTCATGCCGCAAGGCGCCAGCACGCTGGCCGAGCTCGGCAAAAAACTGGCCGCCGCCCCGCGTCGCCGCGACTTCAAGACCACGCAAATGGTCCTGGAAAACCGCGACGAGTGGGATGCCGAGGCCCTTGATCTGGTGCTGGCCTACGCCGGTCAGCCCAAGCAAGTGTGGAACAACACCAATCTGGAGGGGCCGTGGCTCAATCTCATGCGCAACGCGATGAACGCGCAGATCTGGTCGTTCAAGCATCCCGATTTTCTGGCCGTCTCGGCCACGCACGGCTCGGCGCACCTCGCGTTGTATGACGATGCGCTGTGGGCCAAATACCAGTTGGGCAGCCTGACCAAGGGCAAGGCCAAGACCAATACCTGGATCAAGACTTCTCTCGCTGCCGATGCCGACCCCAAATCAGTCGAAGACCCTAAGGGCGTGTATTCCCCGGCCGACAACAGCATCACCGTGCTGCAAGAGCGCGGCGCCGTGTTTCTGGCCTGCCACAACGCCATCTGGGAACTCACCGGGCATCTGCACGCCATCGGTCACAACCCCGACAAGGTCTCGCACGCGCAGATGGCTGCCGAATTCACCAACCATCTGATTCCCGGCGCCGTGCTCACGCCCGGCATCGTGGGCACGCTGGTCGAACTCGAAAACGCGGGCTATCGCTACGCCGGTTGA